The DNA region CAGGTCTTGCCGGAACTGCGATAGGGCTTTTCGAGCGCGCCGCTCGTCCCGGTGCGCACCGGGGCCTGCTCCAGCAGACCGGCCTCGACGAGCTGCCGCACGTGATAGAGCACCGTGCCGGGGTCCTTGCCGAGCCGGTCGGCGAGCTCCTTGTTGGTCAGCTCCCGCTCGCCGCAGAGCCGGAGGACGCGCAGCCGCAAGGGATGTCCGAGCGCCTTGGCCTCACGCGCGGTCGCTTCGCGCCGCCTGTCCGCGACCCTCGCGGCGACCTGATCGTCCATGACCGCAGCGTAGCCGACCGATGGAGAAGAGAGACATCGATGGAGTTTTCTCAATCGATGTGCGATCCTCGATCGGTGACCTCGCTGGGGACCGCCTACCGGCGGCTGTGGAGTTCGTCGGCGCTGTCGAATCTGGCCGACGGGATCGTCAAGGTCGCGCTCGGGCTGGTGGCCGTCCAGTTCACCCGGTCGCCGTCGCTCGTCGCGGGCCTGGCGGCCGTGTCGTCCTTGCCGTGGCTGGTGTTCGCCCTGCACGCCGGGGTGCTCGCCGACCGTGTCGACCGCCGCCGCACGATGCTCGCCGCCAATCTGGTCCGCGCCACCCTCCTCGCCGCGCTCGCGGCGGCGATCGCGCTGGGGCTCGGGTCGATCTGGCTGCTCTACGTCGTCGCGCTGGGGCTCGGCGTCGCCGAAACGGTCCACGACACGGCCGCGCAGGCGATCCTCCCGCAGATCGTCGGCCGCGACCGGCTGACGAGGGCCAACAGCCGTCTCTACGCCGCCGAACTCACCGCCAACGAATTCGCCGGCCCGCCGCTGGGCGGTTTCCTCGTCGCGGCGGGCGCTTCCGTCGCGTTCGTGGCACCTTCGGCGCTCTGGCTCGTCGCGCTCGTCGCGCTCTTCTTCGTCCCCGGTTCGTTCCGCGCCGAGCGGCCGCGGGACACGAGCGTGCGCGAAGATCTGGTCGAAGGCCTGCGTTTCCTTTGGGAGAACCGGCTTCTCCGGATCCTGGCGATCATGGTCGGCGGGTTCAACCTCGCCACGAGCGCCGTGATCACGCTTTTCGTGCTGTACGCGGTGGGCCCGTCGTCGGCGATGGGCCTGTCCGAGCAGGCCTACGGATTCCTGCTCGCCGTCATCGCCCTCGGCAGTCTCGCGGGATCGTTCGCGGCCGAGCGGATCGAACTCGCGCTCGGCCGCTCCCGCGCGTTGGCGCTCAGCCTGCTCACCGGCGCCGCGCTCGCCGGAATCCCCGCGGTGACCGCGAATCCGTACGTGATCGGCGCGGTGTTCTTCCTCGGCGGCGCCGGGGTCGTGGTGTGGAACGTGATCGTCGTTTCGCTGCGGCAGCGGATCATCCCGGACCACCTGCTGGGGCGGGCCACCAGCGGCCACCGGCTCGTCGCATGGGGCACGAAACCGCTGGGCGCCGCGGCGGCCGGGCTGCTCGCGGAGGTCTTCGGGCTGCGGCCGGTGTTCGCGGGCGCGGCGGTGGTGATCCTGGCGCTGGTGCTGCTCACTCCTCGTGAGTGGCAAGAACGGTTCTAACCGTCCTTGCCACTCACGAGGCGGTCAGCCGGGAAGTACCGACCGAACGGCCTCCGGGGTCCGCCCCACCACGGTCGTGCCGTCGTCGGCGGTGATGATCGGCCGCTGGATCAGCTTCGGATGCGTGGCCAGCGCCTCGATCCACCGGTCGCGGTCGGCGGGGGTGCGCCCCCATGTCTTGAGTTCGAGTTCCTTCGCGATCGGCTCGGCGGTGCGGGTGATGTCCCACGGCTCGAGCCCAAGCCGCTTCAGGACGGCCTTCAGTTCCTTCGCCGTCGGCGGCTCTTCGAGGTATTTCCGCACGGTGTACTCGGCCCCCGCCTCGTCCAGCATCGACACCGCGGACCGGCATTTGGCACACGCCGGGTTCACCCAGATCTCCATCCGGGGCCACTCCCTTCGAAAAGTGCTCACTCGATGAGCACTTTGCTTCCGATGATGGTCACAGACTCCTACGACGAAAGGAACCCTGCCATGGACGAGCCCACCGTCAGCGCCGCGTCCCCCGCCGAGTGGCGGGCCTGGCTCGCCGAGCACGCCGCGACCGAGCAGGAGGTCTGGCTCGTCATCCGGCACAAGGACAGCGGCGTCCCCAGCGTCCGGATCGAAGAGGCGATGGAGCAGGCCCTGTGCTTCGGCTGGATCGATGGGCTGCACCGGAAGAACGACGCCACCAGTTCGCGGTTGCGGTTCACCCCGCGCAACCCCCGGAGCACGTGGAGCCGGGTCAACCGCGAGCGGGCCGCCCGCCTCGTCGCCGAAGGACAGATGACCGGACGCGGTCAGGCGATGATCGACCTTGCCAAGGAAAAGGGCCGCTGGCAGGTCGTGCCGGACGGCGACGGCGTCCCGGAAGACCTGCGTGCCCGGCTCGACGCCGACGAGGCCGCCCGCACCCATTTCGAGAAGTTCCCGCCGTCGTCGAAGCGGCTGATCCTGGAATGGATCCTGACGGCGAAGAAGCCGGAAACCCGGGAACGGCGGATCGCCAGGACCGTCGAGCTCGCGGCCGTGAACGTCCGCGCGAATCACCCGGTCCGGTGACTCAGTTCGGTTCACACCGGGCCACGAGGAGCGCGATGTCGTCCTGCGCCGGCGTGTTGCCGACGAGCGCGGCCATCACCCGCGCGCACACCGCTCCCGGCTGGCCCGCGAAGACCACGTCGGCGAGCCGCTGCAGGCCGACGTCGATCAGCTGATCCCGGCGCTCGACGAGACCGTCGGTGTAGAAGGCGAGCACGGCGCCGGGCGGCAACTCGACGGTGGTTCTTCGGCGCCCCGGCCCGGTGACCCCGATGGGCGGATCGACCGGCGCGTCGACGAACACCGACGGGCCGCCGGGCGGCGCGAGCACCGGCGGCAGATGCCCGGCCAGCGAGATCGCCATGCTGTCGCGCGAAGCCGTCACCAGCCCGTACACGACGGTCGCCAGCGAACCCGGCTCGAAATGCTGCACCTTCCGGTCCAGTTTGGACAGTACTTCCGCCGGGTCGTCCGATTCGAGCGCGTAGGCGCGAAGCGCGCTGCGCAGTCGCCCCATGATCACGGCGGCGTTGAGGCCGTGGCCGGCGACGTCTCCCATCACGATGCCGAGCCGGTCGCCCGGCAGCGAGAACAGGTCGTACCAGTCGCCGCCGACCCCGGGTTCGGTACCCGGGACGTACCGCGCGGAGAACTGGATTCCCGGCACGGCGGGCAACCGCGCGGGCACCAGGCTCCGTTGCAGCGCGGCCGCCGCCGCGCGATCGGTCGACGAGAGTTCGATCTGCACCGCCAGCGCTATGCGCGCGGCGACGAGCCGCAGCAACTCGATGTCGGTCTCGGAGAACTCCCTCGGCGTCAGCGACCCGACGTGCAGGACGCCGATCAGTTCGTCACCCGCGAGCATCGGCACACCGAGCAGCGTGCGCAGCCCCCGTTCCCACAGGAGCGCGTTCACCACCGTGGTCTCGTCGACGTGGTCGATGATCACCGGACGGCGCTGCGCGGCCACCCGGCCCGCGAAGCCGGCGCCGACGGGCACCCGGACGTCCTGGTAGACCTCTTCCTCGATCCCGGAAGCGGCGATCGCCTGCAGGTGCTGCGCCGACGGGTCGTACCGCAGCACCGTGGCGGTGTCGACGCCGAGAACCTCGCGCACACGCGCCAGGATCGTCGTCATCACCTTGTCCTGGCCGAGGTGACCCAGCGCCGTGTCTGTGATGGCTTCGAGCACCTGGAGCCGCTCGTCGGCTGTCGGGGTCTCGGGCATTCGCAGAGCCTAGCCAGTCCGGCCGGCGGTCACCGCCCAGCCCGCCGCGAGTCCGTCGAGGTCGTCCGCCAGTACGGCACTCGGCGGAATGGCGTCCCGCGGCACGCGGCAGGCGAGCGCCGTACCGAGCCCGGCCATCCGGATGACAGTGTCGATCAGCGCCTCCGGCTCCTCCGGCCAGTCGAACCCGGGCTGGGCGATCAGCAGGCTCACGCAGCCGTGCATCGCCGACCAGAGACCCATCGCGAGGACCTCCGGTTCGCCGCGCAGGATCCCGGCCCGCACGCAGGCGGCGGTCGCGTCGGCGAGATACCGGAAACAGGCGACCGCGCCGGGCGACGAACCGCCGGAGGGACGCATCAGCAGTACCCGGTATTGCACCGGATGGTCGAGGGCGAACCGGGCGTACACCCGCGCGCAGCGGCTGAGGGCGCGCATCGGATCGGCGACCTCGACGGCGTGCTCGCGCATCCGGCGCGCGAGTTCGTCCCACACCCGCAGGCATACCGCCTCCAGCAAGGCGTCCCGGCTGGGGAAGTGCGCATAGACCGACGGCGTGGAGACACCGGTGCGCCGCGCGACGGCCCGCAGCGTCAGCGCCTCGTCGCTTCCCGCCTCGCCGAGCAGGGCGTCGGCGGCCGACAAGATCTCGCCGCGCAGCTTGTCCCCTTCGCCCGGCCGCGCCTTCGTCCGCTTCGCGCCCATGCCGTGATGCTGCCAGCATTGACTTGACACCGTCAACTTGACGGTGTCAGCTTGAGGCATGGCGCATTTCCGGACCGCGACCGCCCTCCGCCGCCGAGGCGGCGACCCGGTCTTCGACACCGAACTCGATCCACAGTGGACGATCGGGACGAAGCTACACGGCGGCTATCTCCTCGCCGTGCTCGCCAAAGCGGCCGCCGAGGTCTCCTCGCATCCGCATCTGACCGCGATCAGCGGCTCGTTCTCGGTGGCCCCCGAGCCCGGCCCCGCCGTCGTGGAGGTCGAGGTGCTGCGCGAGGGCCGCGGCCTCACCCAGCTGCGCGCCCGGCTGAGCCAGCAGGGCGCGCCCTGCACCGAAGCGCTGATCACCCAAGGCGTCCTGACCGAGGGCGACGCGTGGTGGTCCGGAGTGGATCCGGTGGAGATCCCGCCGGAGCAGGACTGCCTGCCCGTGCCCGCCGACGGCGGTGGCGGATTCCGCATCGGACTGATGGACGTCGTCGAGCAGCGGCTCGACCCGGCCGCGGCGGGTTTCGCGGTGGGACAGCCGTCCCGGAAGGGCGTGATCTCGTCCTGGCTGCGGCTCGCCGACGGCAGTGACTGGGACCCGGTGAGCCTGCTCGTCGCGCTCGACCCGGTACCGCCGATCTCCTACGACCTCGGCATCGCGGGCTGGGCGCCGACCGTCCAGTTCACCGCGTACCTGCGCGGGCTCCCGGCGCCGGGTCCGGTGCGGGTGCGGATGCGCGCGGGCGAGCTCGGCGGCGACCGGATGGACGAGGTCGCGGAGCTTTGGGACGAAAAGAACCGGTTGATCGGGCAAGCGACCCAGATCGCCGCCGTCCGGCTCCCCTGAACCACCCGAAAGCGGGTTCATGACGCGGCGCCGGGAGCTAAGATCCGGCTTCGACGTCATTGTTCTGGGGGCAGGACCATGGAAGTGGAACCACGTCGCGCGGGCGAGAACGACTCCGATCCCGGCGGAGCCGAGATCACCCGGCTGTGCCGGACCTTGGTGCCGTTGGCCGCCGCCGGCAAGTACGCCGAGGCCGCGTCGACCTATCGCTGGGTGACCAGGGCCTCGTCCGGCGATCCGCTCCGGTACGGCGATCACGCGTTGCGGCTGGAATTCTGCGCCCTCACCGGCAACGAGCACACCGGTCTCGATCTTCTGTCGCTTTTGGACGGTGTCGGCGACCATTCGGACGCCGTCGGCAGGCTCGAGTTCTTCGCCTCGGCGGCGCTGCTCACCCGCCGGTTGACGGAAACCGGATACGGCGACATCCCGTTCGTCCTCAACGGCCCGTACGACGGCGTTCCCCTGAGCAGGCTGCACGAGCGGATGCGGGCGGCGGCGTTCGTCGAAGCCGAGGAACTCGACGGACGCGAGCACACCGGCTACTTCACCGGCTACGCCGAACGGAAGATGGCCGCGAAACCGGTCGCGGAATTCGTCCCGCTCCTGCCGTCGGCGCTCCCCCGGGTCCCGATCCTGCCGCCGCCGGGACTGTCCGCCGAGGAGCTCGTCATCCGGGCGGAGATCCACAATCACCGGTGCGAACCGGAGGAGGCGCGAGCCTGTCTCGACGCGATCGAAAGCGTCCCGGACGAAATCGGGCCGCGGCTGAGCGAATTGCGCGCGATCTTCTTCCAGGGCGAGGACACCGAGGAGCGGCTGCGCCACGCGGCCGCCGGATTCCGGCGCCAGGGCGACGAAATCCGCTTTCTGCTCAACCAGTGCTGGCTCGGCCTGTGGCTCGTCTTCGACGATCAGGCCGAGACCGGGGTCGCGCTGACGACGGTGGCCGCGGCCCGCTTGCGCGCCGGGACGGACGAACGCGCCGCCTGCTGGGGCGAATACTGGCTGGCGCACGTGCTTTCCGGGCAGGGCCGCACTTCCGAGGCGTACGAGGCCTTGCGACGGGGCGCCGAGCGGGCTCGCGCGGCGGGGGATCCTTTGCTCCACGGGACTCTGCTGTGTCTCGAAGCGTCGTTGCGGAACGGCGACGGAGAGGATCCCGCGACCACACTGGAGCTCGCGCGGGCGGCGACGGACGCCTTCATCGTCGGCAACGTCGGCGAAAAGGCGGTCGAGGCCGTCGAACAGGTCCGGATCGCTTACGAACGAACGGGATCGCTCGACGAACTGGACGTCTTCGTGGAACACCTGCTGGCGACGCTGCCCGTCGGCGGTCCGGAACGGTTGCGCGGACATCTCCGCCACCTCCGGGCGCTGTCGCTGATCGGCACCGGCAGGTTCGCCGAAGCCGTCGACGACGCCTACGCGTCTCTCGGTGTCTCCGCGTCGAAAGGCAAGGACACCGCGGAACATTGGTACGTCCTCGTCACCGCGCTGCACGGCGCCGGCCGCTACGACGAAGTGCTCGACGTCGCACCCCGCGCCATCTCCCTGCTCGCCGCTTCACCGGACTGGGGCCACCGCTGCCGGTGGATGTACGCCGACAGCTACCGCGCGCTCGGCGAATCTTCGCGCGCCTTCAACGAATACGCCGTCCTCGCCGAAATCCTCCAGGATTCGGGCGACACCGGGCACTCCTACATCTCGGTGAGCATGGCCGCCGCCGAACAGCTCGATCTGCTCGGCTACGGCGCGAACGCCGCCGACTTCTACGCGCGGGCCGCCGACGCGGCCTCGGCGATCGGCGGCGGGTACGTGGCCGCCACTTGCCGTAACGCCGCGACACTTTCCCGGCTGCGGTCCGGCGACCTCGACGCGGCACTGAGCGCGCTCGACGCCGCGGAAACCGCTGTGCACGCCGTGGAAACCGAAACCGCGCCCGCCAGGGAACATCTCATCGCGCAGCTCGACCACGTCGCCGCCCACGTGCTCAGCGCCGCCGGCCGCGTCCGCGAGGCCGCCCGCCGCGCGCTCAGCGCCGCCGAAACATTCCACCGGATAGGCGAAGCCGAGTCCGCCCGTGACGTCGACCTGTTGCTCGAACAGATACTCCTGGGTGAACAGACGTGACGTGTGTCCTGTTCTGTCAGTGACATGCCCACCTTCCGGTGCTTATGATTCCTGGCGGTCTAGACCTCTTGACGCATCCGGATGCCTCATCCCTGCGAGGTAAAGGCGGTTCGGCATGACCGGAAGAATCTTCAGACTCGTGGCCGGCGCGGTGCTGGCGCTCGGCGTCCTGTCCCTGCCCGCTCCCGTGGCGGCCGCGGCCGAAGCCTCGGTGGTCTGCGACGGTGACGGCGTCAGCGGAAAACGCGTTCAAGCGCTTTATGTCCGCGGGAACACGCAAGCGGACCGGTACGGGCAATTCGTCGGCCAGTTCCAGACCTTCGCGAGCCAGATCGACGACCTCTTCGTCGAAGCCGCGGTCCGGCTCGGCGGCGGTGTCCGGCACGTCAGGTACGTGCACGACGCGAGCTGCCGGGCGGCGGTCGCGAACGTCGTCATCGCCCAGTCCGCGATGGCCAACGTGGACACGATCACCAACGCCATCAAGGCACAGGGCCACAATCGCGCCGACCGCAAGTACATCGTCTGGTACGACGCGGGCGGCTGCGGGCTCGCGTTCGGCAACGGCGGCAACGACAGCCCCGGCGCGAGCAACCCGTACAACGGCGGCCCGCACTACGCCACGGTCGGCACGGGATGCTGGAGCTGGCAGGCCACCGGGCACGAACTGCTGCACAATCTCGGCGCCGTCCAGGGCAGCGCGCCGAACGCGACACCGTACGGCCATTGCTGGGACGACGAAGACATCATGTGCTACGACGATGGCGGTCTCCCGCCGGGCGGCCTGAAGAAGGTGTGCCCCGGCGCGCCGGAGAACCAGATCGACTGCCTCGGCGACGACTACTTCCACACCAATCCCGCGCCCGGGAGCTATCTCGCCACCCACTGGAACGTCGCGAACAGCGAGTACCTGATCCGGAGCGGCACCCCGTATCCCGCCGGGCGGATCACCGGCGTGACCGGGAAATGCGTCGACGTGGACCACTCGCAGATCACGAACGGCACGGCGGTGCGGCTGTGGAACTGCAACGGCACCCCCGCGCAGACGTGGGCCGTGCAGAACGGGACGCTGCGCGCGCTCGGGAAATGCCTGGACGTCGCCAACAGCGGCACGGCCGACGGGACGCGGGTGCAGCTGTGGGACTGCAACGCGACCGGCGCGCAGACCTGGCGGCGGCAGGGCACGACACTGGTCAACCCGCAGTCCGGCAAATGCCTCGACGTCGAGGCAGGCGCCACCGGCGAGGGCACCCGGCTGGTGATCCGGACCTGCGACGGGGCGGCCGGCCAGTCCTGGCAGATCCCCGCTTGAGCCGCGTTTAGTCCTCTGAACGCGGTTCGCGATGCCGGCGGGCGTGTCGCGAAAGCCACTTTCGGGACGTCAGACGTCTCGAAAGTGGCTTTCGCGACATGGGCCGGGCTCCCCGCCGTCGTCTTGCCAGCACCGCTCACCAGGAGAAAGATCCCCGGCATGTCCGGAGGAGCCAGCGGTACCCGAAGCCTGCCCATCGGCTCGATCGCGCTGTGGATCGTGCGCGTCGCGCTCGCCGCCGAGTTCCTCTACAGCGGCTACCTGCTGTTCTCGGGTGGCCACACCGAACAGGTCTTCGCCGAGATCGGGCTCGGGCAGTGGCTCCGGTACGTCACCGGCGTCCTCGAGGTCGCCGGCGCGATCGGCCTGCTGATCCCCCGCTTCGGCGGGCCGTCGGCGCTGCTGCTGGCGGGCGTCATGGTGGGCGCGAGCGTCACGGAGCTGTTCATCCTCGCGGACGGCGGCCCGGTCCTCCCGCTGATCCTGCTGATCGTCTGCGCGACGCTGGCCTGGTTCCTCCAGGATCAGACGCGCGCGCTGCTCGGGATCAAAGCTCCCAGAGACGACGAGGACGACCGCTAGGCGAACGCGCGCCACCCTTACACCGAACGGCGCAAACCTCGCCCGCCGAATGCACCGTTCATCGGGACGGACAAAGAAAAACCGCATGTCAGCCTGCCTCGCGAGGCCTTGACGAGCACGCCGAAATTCGATCATCAGCGTGATCGATCGCTCACTCAAGGTGAAAGATTGCGGCTCGTTTACAACGAACCGGCCACCCGCTTGACAGTCGGAGTGGTACGTACCACTCTGCCCACATTGGTCTACACCATTTTGTGGGAGCTCGGCATGGTGGCCGGGCATCGAAAGGACGGCACGAGTGAAGCGCTGGCTCAAGATGGCTGCGGGCGCCGCCGCCATCACCCTCGCGACGGCGGGCTGCGCCGGTTCCGGCAGTGGCGACAGCACGAATTCGAGCGCTGCGGCCTCGAACGGCTCGCTCACGGTCTGGCTCATGACGGGCACCGCCCCGGAAGCACTGACGAACTCGCTCCACAAGGAATTCGAAGACGCGCACCCCGGCGTCAAGGTCAAGTACGAGATCCAGCAGTGGAACGGCATCCAGCAGAAGCTGACCACCGCGCTGGCCAGTGACAACCCGCCGGACGTGATCGAGCTGGGCAACACCCAGACCCCCGCGTTCGCGAACCAGGGCGTGCTCGCCGACCTCACCTCCAGCGTGAACGACTTCAACGGCGCGCAGTGGCTGCAGGGCCTCAAGGCTTCGGGCGAGTTCGACGGCAAGACCTACGGCGTCCCGTTCTACGCGGCCAACCGTGAGGTCATCTACCGCAAGGACATGTTCGAGCAGGCGGGCATCACCGCGACGCCGAAGACGCGCGCGGAGTGGCTCGACGCGATCACCAAGCTCAAGGCCAAGTTCGGCAGCGACCCCGAGTTCCAGGCCCTCTACCACCCCGGCCAGAACTGGTACGAGCTGCTGTCCTACATCTGGGACGAGGGCGGCGACATCGCGCAGGCCAACGGGAAGTCCTTCAAGTCGACCCTGGACTCCCCGCAGGCCAAGGCCGGGCTCGACTTCTACAAGCAGCTCACCGAGGCTTCGGGCACCAAGGCCCCGAAGGACGCCGACGAGGCCACCCCGCAGCAGGCCGGTATCTACGGCGCGGGCAAGGTCGCGATGATGATCGGTGTCCCGGGCGAGGTGGACACCGCGGCGAAGACCGACCCGAAGATCAAGGAGAAGTCGGGCGCCTTCCCGATCCCCGGCAAGACCGCCGACAAGTCGGCCCCGGTCTTCCTGGGCGGCTCGAACCTGGTCATCCCGGCCAACAGCAAGAACGCGGCCGCGGCCAAGGACTACGTCAAGCTGTTCTCCACCCCGAAGTACCAGACCGAGCTGGCCAAGGCCGGTTACGTCCCCGGTACCTCGACCGACGTGTCCGCGCTCGACGCGAACCCGCTCACCAAGGTCATGGCCGAGGCTTCCAAGAACGGCCGTGCCGTGCCGACCAGCCCCAAGTGGGGTGACGTCGAGTCCGGTCAGAACCCGATCAAGGACATGCTGACCGCCTACCTGACCGGAACGAAGACGCTCGACCAGGCGACCGCCGACGCCAACGCAGCGCTCGACAAGCTCATCGGCGGATGACCACGACGAAAGATGTGACGATGCCGGCGGGGGCCACCCCGCCGGCATCGCCGCGCAGCAAACCGCCGAAATCCAACCGGCGCCTCCGCCTCGGCGAGCGGACCGCGCCGTACCTGCTGATCCTTCCCGCGCTGGTCGCGATCCTGGTCCTGCTGGGCTGGCCGACGCTGCAGCTGATCGGGATCAGTCTCCGCAAACTCGACCTCCGTGAGCTGGTCTCCGGGGAGATGGTCTGGGTAGGACTCGAGAACTTCTCCGAGATCCTGTCCGACTCGGAATTCTGGGAGATCACCGTCCGCACGCTGGTGTTCACCGCGTCGGTCGTGCTCCTCACCCTGCTGCTCGCGCTGCTCATGGCGGTGCTGATGCGGCATCTCAACCCGGTGGTCCGGGTGATCGTGCAGGTCGCGCTGATCCTCGCGTGGGCGACGCCGGTGGTCGCGACGACCACGGTGTTCCAGTGGATCTTCGACCAGCAGTACGGCATCTTGAACAAGACGCTCGCGAAACTCGGTTTCGAGAGTTTCATCGGGCATTCGTGGTTCTCCACCGGCCCGAGCACGCTGACGGTCATCGGGATCCTGGTCGTCTGGCAGGCGGTGCCGTTCGTGGCGTTCACGCTCTACGCCGGGCTTCTCGGTGTCCCGAAGGAGCAATACGAGGCCGCGGGCATCGACGGCGCGAACGCCTGGCAGGCGTTCTGGGCGGTCAGCTGGCCGGCGATCCGGCCGATCCTGACCATGGTCACGTTCCTGTCGGTGCTGTGGGACTTCAAGCTGTTCGCCCAGGTGTGGGCGATCCGTCAAGGCGGACCGGACGGCGCCAGCACGACGCTGCCGGTCTACATGTACCTCAAGGGCCTCGCGGGCAACCACTTCGGCCTGGCGGCCACCGCCGCCCTGCTGATGATGCTCGTGCTGATCCTGCTCACCGCCCGGTACGTCCATCTGCTGGTGCGCACGAAGGAGGCCGACCTGTCATGAGGAAGTCCCTGTCCCAGCGGATCGGCCTCGGCACGCTCGGCGTGGTGGTGGCGCTGCTGTTCGTCTTCCCGACGTACTGGATGTTCACCTCTTCGCTGAAGACACCGGGCCAGGTCCTGTCCCCGGACTACGACCTCGTCCCGCTGTCGGTGACGTTCGAAAACTTCGTCTCGGCGCTGACGAAACCCGGCTTCACCACGTACCTCGCCAACAGCCTGATCGTCACGCTCGGCGCGGTGCTGTGCTCGCTCGTCGCGGGTGTGCTGGCCGCGGTTCCCTTGTCCCGCATGCGTTTCCGCGGGCGCAAGGGGTTCCTGCTGCTGGTGCTCGTCGCCCAGCTGGCGCCGTTCGAAGCGCTGCTGATCCCGATGTACCTGCTGATGCGCGACGCCGGGCTGCTCAACCAGCTGCCTTCGCTGCTGCTGGTGTACTTCGCGGCGACGCTGCCCTTCACGTGCTGGATGCTTTACGGCTTCGTCAACGGCATCCCGTACGACCTCGAAGAGGCCGCGATGATCGACGGCTGCAGCCGGGCGGGCGCCTTCCGCCGGGTGACGCTGCCGCTGCTCGCGCCCGGGCTGGTGACCACCTCGGTGTTCAGCTTCATCACCGCGTGGAACGAGTTCCTGTTCGCGTTCGTGTTCATGCGCGACCAGAACAAGCAGACGCTGCCGGTGTGGCTGTCGTCGTTCCGGACGGCGTTCTCCGTGGACTGGGGCGGCATCATGGCGGCGTCGGTCATCTACGCCGTGCCCGCGCTGGTGTTCTTCATCATCGTCCAGCGCAAGCTCGTGTCCAACCTGACCGCAGGCGCAGTGAAGGGATAATCGTTGTCTTCACCGGAAAAGCTCGCCGCATCCGTGCTCGTATCGGGCTTCGACGGCACCACCGCGCCGGAGTGGCTGCGCCGCAAGGTGGCGGACGGTCTCGGCGGCGCGATCCTGTTCGGCCGCAACGTGGTCGACGACGAGCAGGTGGCCGCGCTGAGCGCGCAGCTACGGGCGGAACGGCCCGACGTGCTCGTCGGCATCGACGAGGAGGGCGGTGACGTCACCCGGCTCGACGTCGCCACCGGCTCGTTCGTGCCGGGGCCGCTCGCACTCGGCGCCGCGGACGACGTCGAGCTGACGGCCTCGGTCGCGGCGGCGCTCGGCGAACGGCTGGCCGCGTGCGGGGTGACGATCAACTTCGCCCCGTGCGCGGATCTCACGCTGGCGGCCGAGGATCCCTCGATCGGGGTCCGGGCGTTCGGTTCGGATCCGGAAAAGGCGTCGCCGCATGTCGCGGCGTACATCACCGGCCTGCAGAAGTACGGCGTGGCCGCGTCCGCCAAGCATTTCCCCGGGCACGGGGCGGCGACCGACGATTCGCACCACGCGCTGCCGGTGCTGCCCAGGACCGAGGCGGAATTGCGCGAGCTCGAACTCGTGCCGTTCAAGGCGGCCATCGCGGCCGGGGTGCGCGCGGTGATGACCGGGCACCTCGTCGTCCCCGCGTGGGGTGAGCTGCCCGCGACGCTGAACCCGAAGGCGCTCACCGACGTCCTGCGCGGCGAGCTCGGCTTCACCGGCGCGGTCGTCACCGACGCGCTGGACATGGGCGCCGTCGCCGGAGAGCTCGGCAAGACCGAGGGCGTCGGACGGGCGTCGGTGCGGGCGCTGATCGCCGGCGCCGACGCGCTGTGCCTCGGCGGAGTGTCGTTCGAAGAGGACGAGCTGAACCGGATCGCGGCGGTCATCGCGGCCGCGGTCGAATCCGGTGAGCTGCCGCTGGAACGGCTGGCAGAGGCGTCGGAACGGGTCGCCGCGCTCGGCACTCCCCCGGTTTCGACGCCGATCTCCCGGGTGGATCACCGGCTCGGCCTGGAGGCGGCACGCAAGGCGTTGCGGATCCAGG from Amycolatopsis sp. EV170708-02-1 includes:
- a CDS encoding carbohydrate ABC transporter permease; its protein translation is MRKSLSQRIGLGTLGVVVALLFVFPTYWMFTSSLKTPGQVLSPDYDLVPLSVTFENFVSALTKPGFTTYLANSLIVTLGAVLCSLVAGVLAAVPLSRMRFRGRKGFLLLVLVAQLAPFEALLIPMYLLMRDAGLLNQLPSLLLVYFAATLPFTCWMLYGFVNGIPYDLEEAAMIDGCSRAGAFRRVTLPLLAPGLVTTSVFSFITAWNEFLFAFVFMRDQNKQTLPVWLSSFRTAFSVDWGGIMAASVIYAVPALVFFIIVQRKLVSNLTAGAVKG
- a CDS encoding DoxX family protein; this encodes MSGGASGTRSLPIGSIALWIVRVALAAEFLYSGYLLFSGGHTEQVFAEIGLGQWLRYVTGVLEVAGAIGLLIPRFGGPSALLLAGVMVGASVTELFILADGGPVLPLILLIVCATLAWFLQDQTRALLGIKAPRDDEDDR
- a CDS encoding extracellular solute-binding protein; the encoded protein is MKRWLKMAAGAAAITLATAGCAGSGSGDSTNSSAAASNGSLTVWLMTGTAPEALTNSLHKEFEDAHPGVKVKYEIQQWNGIQQKLTTALASDNPPDVIELGNTQTPAFANQGVLADLTSSVNDFNGAQWLQGLKASGEFDGKTYGVPFYAANREVIYRKDMFEQAGITATPKTRAEWLDAITKLKAKFGSDPEFQALYHPGQNWYELLSYIWDEGGDIAQANGKSFKSTLDSPQAKAGLDFYKQLTEASGTKAPKDADEATPQQAGIYGAGKVAMMIGVPGEVDTAAKTDPKIKEKSGAFPIPGKTADKSAPVFLGGSNLVIPANSKNAAAAKDYVKLFSTPKYQTELAKAGYVPGTSTDVSALDANPLTKVMAEASKNGRAVPTSPKWGDVESGQNPIKDMLTAYLTGTKTLDQATADANAALDKLIGG
- a CDS encoding RICIN domain-containing protein, producing MTGRIFRLVAGAVLALGVLSLPAPVAAAAEASVVCDGDGVSGKRVQALYVRGNTQADRYGQFVGQFQTFASQIDDLFVEAAVRLGGGVRHVRYVHDASCRAAVANVVIAQSAMANVDTITNAIKAQGHNRADRKYIVWYDAGGCGLAFGNGGNDSPGASNPYNGGPHYATVGTGCWSWQATGHELLHNLGAVQGSAPNATPYGHCWDDEDIMCYDDGGLPPGGLKKVCPGAPENQIDCLGDDYFHTNPAPGSYLATHWNVANSEYLIRSGTPYPAGRITGVTGKCVDVDHSQITNGTAVRLWNCNGTPAQTWAVQNGTLRALGKCLDVANSGTADGTRVQLWDCNATGAQTWRRQGTTLVNPQSGKCLDVEAGATGEGTRLVIRTCDGAAGQSWQIPA
- a CDS encoding carbohydrate ABC transporter permease; the protein is MTTTKDVTMPAGATPPASPRSKPPKSNRRLRLGERTAPYLLILPALVAILVLLGWPTLQLIGISLRKLDLRELVSGEMVWVGLENFSEILSDSEFWEITVRTLVFTASVVLLTLLLALLMAVLMRHLNPVVRVIVQVALILAWATPVVATTTVFQWIFDQQYGILNKTLAKLGFESFIGHSWFSTGPSTLTVIGILVVWQAVPFVAFTLYAGLLGVPKEQYEAAGIDGANAWQAFWAVSWPAIRPILTMVTFLSVLWDFKLFAQVWAIRQGGPDGASTTLPVYMYLKGLAGNHFGLAATAALLMMLVLILLTARYVHLLVRTKEADLS